A portion of the Spirochaetota bacterium genome contains these proteins:
- a CDS encoding class I SAM-dependent methyltransferase — protein sequence MLTVDFDLLAVQDGDAALDAGCGLGRHSFEFVARGANVFSMDMDMDCVRRTRFTLVHMRDSGQSKPGARFQVLVGDALNLPFRDNTFDRIICSEVMEHVPDDNKACSELSRVLKPGGLIAITVPTYISELIYDTMTYEYFTSPGGHIRKYVPRALAHIMEQNGLKIYAIDFRHSFHTIYWLIRCVVGLHLENQFFTRHYRNFLTRVLFSPFMQKVERFFDNFFPKSIILYAQKPLQ from the coding sequence ATGCTCACCGTTGACTTTGATCTTTTGGCTGTGCAGGATGGTGACGCTGCACTTGATGCTGGTTGTGGTTTGGGGCGGCATTCATTTGAATTTGTGGCACGCGGAGCAAACGTCTTTTCCATGGATATGGATATGGATTGTGTTCGCCGCACCCGGTTTACGTTAGTCCACATGCGCGACAGTGGCCAGTCAAAGCCGGGGGCCCGTTTTCAGGTACTTGTGGGCGATGCCCTTAACCTCCCTTTTAGGGATAACACCTTTGACCGCATCATATGTTCCGAGGTTATGGAACATGTTCCTGATGACAACAAAGCCTGTAGTGAACTTTCCCGCGTATTAAAACCTGGGGGGCTTATTGCCATAACTGTCCCCACCTATATTTCCGAGCTTATATATGACACAATGACGTATGAATACTTCACCTCGCCTGGTGGGCACATTCGCAAATATGTCCCTCGAGCACTGGCACATATCATGGAACAAAACGGTCTTAAAATTTATGCCATTGACTTTCGCCATTCATTCCATACTATCTACTGGCTTATCCGCTGCGTGGTGGGCCTTCATTTAGAAAACCAGTTTTTCACCAGACACTATCGCAACTTTTTGACGCGTGTACTGTTCTCGCCGTTTATGCAAAAGGTTGAACGTTTCTTTGACAACTTTTTCCCAAAAAGTATCATACTGTATGCACAAAAACCATTACAATAA
- a CDS encoding TetR/AcrR family transcriptional regulator, translating into MIPTKDKILNAAIDEFSRYGLDGARIDRIAKRARVNKAMIYYHFSGKEALYAHILQELAQTIVTTITANIAKAQETGNLLIIIEAYANHISNLDKRYFIIIMRELSSGGKFIKNIIAPTIIEPVTQLIGNIFEAGKGKSINPKLHPQYTMISVAGAVIFYNLMRQILQGTSLHTLYFSDNHVNEYIANLLQLMSHGIIKEDI; encoded by the coding sequence ATGATACCAACAAAAGACAAAATACTGAATGCGGCAATTGATGAATTTTCCCGGTATGGACTGGATGGCGCGCGCATTGACCGCATAGCTAAAAGAGCCAGAGTAAACAAGGCAATGATTTATTATCATTTCTCTGGTAAAGAAGCACTGTATGCACACATATTACAGGAACTTGCACAAACTATTGTTACTACCATAACTGCTAATATAGCAAAAGCACAGGAAACTGGTAACCTGCTTATCATTATTGAAGCGTATGCAAACCATATAAGCAACTTAGACAAGCGTTATTTTATTATTATTATGCGTGAGCTTTCAAGTGGTGGAAAATTTATAAAAAATATTATAGCTCCAACCATTATTGAGCCTGTAACTCAACTTATTGGCAATATATTTGAGGCAGGGAAAGGTAAAAGTATCAATCCCAAGCTTCATCCACAATATACCATGATTTCAGTTGCTGGTGCTGTTATCTTTTATAATCTTATGCGACAGATTCTACAGGGCACCTCTCTGCATACTCTTTATTTTAGTGACAATCATGTAAACGAATATATTGCCAATCTTTTGCAATTGATGTCACACGGTATCATCAAGGAGGATATATGA
- a CDS encoding TolC family protein, translated as MKAKCIIQVLSPILFLLLFSYTHAQQPLSLNDAIDIALKNSPEYIMAQHRLKQADEKIAQAWGMLYPALESEASALRQYAENGFMSLSDGQYDLKFVQVRFGINPGNFYNSLSQSYNNYKLAKEEVKKVKSNIEYNVIKSYFDVITANEIIRLRENSIAVLQANVADVNRMFNTGTIPKFELLQAQVQLQSQEPLLIEARNNFSTALDLFNYYLGAKSGTYTVIFEGFDSSIKQPNSYDIVNTLVEKALIHRPEVLQLTLSKDIIGDSVDAAQSVYLWPTFSVTGYYGKSYLLPDAPQIQLPFGQSMDLSAITGTREWQTTWQVRVAATYRWGALAPVDSVQGVEREQKEKLKEIDQQLQQLKQAIAIAVRADYGRLMTAYQSMLSQRKNIETATEGLRVAKESYRAGVIKNADLLNAELQLTSARMGYIKAINDFWCAVAQLKKDTGFDCTDLIFAEVHNEK; from the coding sequence ATGAAAGCAAAATGTATTATACAGGTACTATCGCCCATATTGTTTTTGCTTTTATTTTCATACACACATGCACAGCAGCCACTTTCACTCAATGATGCAATTGACATAGCGTTAAAAAACAGCCCGGAATATATCATGGCACAACACCGGTTAAAACAGGCTGACGAAAAAATAGCGCAAGCATGGGGAATGTTGTATCCAGCATTAGAATCTGAAGCAAGCGCCCTGCGACAGTATGCTGAAAATGGCTTTATGAGCCTCTCTGACGGTCAGTATGATTTAAAATTTGTGCAGGTGCGCTTTGGTATAAATCCTGGCAATTTTTATAATTCACTATCGCAAAGCTACAACAATTACAAACTTGCAAAGGAAGAAGTTAAAAAAGTAAAATCAAACATTGAATACAATGTCATCAAAAGCTATTTTGATGTAATTACTGCTAACGAAATAATCAGACTGAGAGAAAACTCTATTGCCGTATTACAGGCTAATGTAGCCGATGTCAACCGGATGTTTAACACTGGCACAATCCCTAAATTTGAACTCCTCCAAGCCCAGGTGCAGTTGCAAAGTCAGGAACCTTTGCTCATTGAGGCGCGTAATAACTTTTCAACTGCACTTGACCTTTTTAACTATTACCTGGGTGCTAAAAGCGGCACATATACCGTTATCTTTGAAGGGTTTGATAGTTCTATAAAACAGCCAAACTCATACGATATTGTTAATACGCTGGTTGAAAAGGCTCTTATTCACAGGCCAGAAGTACTACAGCTTACTCTTAGCAAAGATATTATTGGCGATAGTGTTGATGCTGCACAATCAGTGTACCTGTGGCCAACATTCAGTGTAACAGGCTACTATGGCAAAAGCTACCTTTTGCCGGATGCACCGCAGATACAGTTACCTTTTGGGCAAAGTATGGATTTGTCGGCCATTACTGGAACAAGAGAATGGCAGACTACCTGGCAGGTGCGTGTTGCTGCAACCTACCGCTGGGGGGCTCTTGCTCCTGTTGATTCCGTTCAGGGAGTGGAACGTGAACAAAAAGAAAAGTTGAAAGAAATTGACCAGCAGCTTCAACAACTTAAACAGGCAATTGCCATTGCTGTGCGTGCTGATTATGGCAGGCTTATGACTGCCTATCAGAGTATGCTATCGCAACGTAAAAACATTGAAACTGCTACAGAAGGGTTGCGCGTGGCAAAAGAAAGCTATAGAGCGGGTGTTATAAAAAACGCCGATCTGCTTAATGCCGAACTTCAGCTTACTTCAGCGCGCATGGGATATATTAAAGCAATAAATGATTTTTGGTGTGCTGTTGCGCAGCTAAAAAAGGACACTGGTTTTGATTGTACTGATCTTATCTTTGCGGAGGTGCACAATGAAAAATAA
- a CDS encoding glycosyltransferase family 4 protein, producing MRALFLCYRGNPFCGGQGIYLYNLTRELSQLGVEIDVIVGPPYPDPMDEWATVYKLENLNMWAIKTKHFPYEKLIKLYKPWHFTDYVLTRFHIFPEMETFSMKAFFLLRKLLKEKQYDIIHDVQCLGWGLLPMKGYGIPIVTTVHHPLTKDREADFLVDNTMWEMVCTILFYPLTMQRIVINRLDRVITSSKEGINALHEAFKLPPEKVSVVYNGMDVEVFRNTGEKRKDNTILFVGNTEDHKKGLRYLFDAMTMLPEDVKLIIVDDGPPKRLTAWGWIQERHLENRVTFTGKVDLGTLVHLYSTCTMLVMASLYEGFGLPAAEAMACNTPVVVTSAGSLPEVVGDCGIIVPPKDPVALKDGILKLLHNQALREELGKKGRKRVEENFAWPVAAKNTLAVYHDVIEQYRSKL from the coding sequence ATGCGTGCACTATTTTTGTGTTACCGTGGAAACCCGTTCTGTGGTGGACAGGGCATTTATTTATACAATCTCACCAGAGAACTATCACAATTAGGTGTTGAGATTGATGTTATTGTTGGTCCCCCATACCCTGACCCTATGGATGAATGGGCTACCGTTTATAAGCTTGAAAATCTTAATATGTGGGCAATAAAAACAAAACATTTCCCCTATGAAAAGCTTATCAAACTTTATAAGCCATGGCATTTTACGGATTATGTATTAACACGCTTTCATATTTTTCCAGAAATGGAAACATTCAGCATGAAGGCGTTTTTTCTGCTGCGAAAGCTTTTGAAAGAAAAACAGTATGATATTATCCATGATGTGCAGTGCTTAGGCTGGGGGCTGTTGCCCATGAAAGGGTATGGTATACCCATAGTTACTACCGTACATCACCCGCTCACTAAAGATCGTGAAGCTGATTTCCTTGTTGATAACACCATGTGGGAGATGGTGTGCACCATACTGTTTTACCCATTAACTATGCAGCGGATAGTAATTAACCGTCTTGACAGGGTTATTACCTCTTCAAAAGAAGGCATCAATGCATTGCATGAAGCATTTAAATTGCCACCTGAAAAAGTTTCAGTGGTATATAATGGCATGGATGTTGAAGTTTTCCGCAATACCGGTGAAAAGCGTAAAGATAACACCATCCTTTTTGTGGGCAATACTGAAGACCATAAAAAGGGCTTGCGCTACCTTTTTGATGCCATGACAATGCTTCCTGAAGATGTAAAGCTTATTATTGTTGATGACGGGCCACCAAAAAGGCTCACCGCATGGGGATGGATACAGGAACGTCATCTTGAAAACAGGGTAACATTTACCGGCAAGGTTGATTTAGGTACACTGGTACATCTTTACAGTACCTGCACAATGTTAGTCATGGCATCACTTTATGAAGGGTTTGGGCTTCCAGCAGCCGAGGCTATGGCATGCAATACACCGGTAGTTGTAACCAGCGCCGGATCATTGCCCGAGGTTGTGGGCGACTGTGGCATAATTGTACCACCAAAAGACCCTGTTGCATTAAAAGATGGCATATTGAAACTATTACACAATCAAGCACTGCGTGAAGAATTAGGCAAAAAGGGAAGGAAGCGTGTTGAGGAAAATTTTGCATGGCCTGTTGCAGCTAAAAATACACTGGCAGTGTACCATGATGTAATTGAGCAGTACAGGAGCAAGCTATGA
- the rpmB gene encoding 50S ribosomal protein L28, protein MAKCEVCGKAVLFGHNVSHSNKKTQKVWHPNVQKIRVVEGNKVVRKNVCTRCIRSGAVRKAI, encoded by the coding sequence ATGGCTAAATGTGAAGTATGCGGGAAGGCTGTTTTATTTGGGCACAATGTAAGCCATTCCAATAAAAAGACTCAAAAAGTGTGGCATCCTAATGTTCAGAAAATTCGTGTCGTTGAAGGCAACAAAGTAGTACGCAAGAATGTATGCACACGGTGCATCCGTTCAGGCGCTGTGCGTAAAGCTATATAA
- a CDS encoding DUF1858 domain-containing protein — MKITEDMKLKDVISHHVQVAKVFKKYNLDCIGCKGADEDTIRIVATNYGLDVQQFVKELNEAIKEAKN, encoded by the coding sequence ATGAAGATTACTGAAGACATGAAACTTAAAGACGTAATATCCCATCATGTTCAGGTAGCTAAAGTTTTTAAAAAATATAACCTGGATTGTATTGGATGCAAGGGGGCGGATGAGGATACTATACGGATTGTGGCAACTAATTATGGACTTGATGTGCAGCAGTTTGTAAAGGAACTTAATGAAGCCATAAAAGAGGCTAAGAATTAG
- a CDS encoding RsmD family RNA methyltransferase encodes MALQHTMRVIGGSFKGRIIPFEKKLKGAEATSQRLKKALFSILGEDLTGKNFLDLYSGTGQIGLEALSRGASLVVFNDCDRNRYQFVKDIVHMWELSGRSLHYNIDATRCLLLCSERGVVFDVVFCDPPFEKIAGIPAMYSKILQAISDSSSIHEYSVILVQHYHTNIMPERIGRLIKKDTRKYGTNSLSIYNVVL; translated from the coding sequence ATGGCATTACAGCACACCATGCGAGTTATTGGTGGTAGTTTTAAGGGGCGCATTATCCCCTTTGAAAAAAAGTTAAAAGGAGCCGAAGCCACCAGCCAGCGTTTAAAAAAGGCGTTATTTTCAATACTGGGTGAAGATTTAACGGGCAAAAATTTTCTGGATTTGTATTCCGGTACCGGCCAGATTGGTTTGGAAGCATTAAGCAGGGGTGCTTCACTGGTTGTGTTTAATGATTGCGATAGAAACCGCTATCAGTTTGTTAAGGATATTGTTCACATGTGGGAATTATCCGGAAGGTCACTGCATTACAACATTGATGCAACCAGATGTCTCTTGCTATGTAGTGAACGAGGTGTTGTGTTTGATGTTGTGTTTTGTGATCCTCCGTTTGAAAAAATAGCTGGTATCCCTGCAATGTATAGCAAAATATTGCAGGCTATTTCTGATAGTAGTAGTATACATGAATATTCGGTTATCCTTGTGCAGCATTATCATACAAACATTATGCCTGAGAGGATTGGAAGGTTAATAAAAAAAGATACGCGAAAATATGGTACAAATTCATTAAGTATCTATAACGTAGTACTATAG
- a CDS encoding glycosyltransferase family 4 protein, translating into MKICLLSYRGNPYCGGQGIYLMYVARELAKLGHEVHAIVGPPYPFPIEGVTYHYIDNHNYFNVKDFVKPDRPFATLEPLNFYEFMASKFGIFPEIESFSIRAYCKLRELLKTHSFDIIHDNQCLGYGFLLIKQFGIPFVSTIHHPLTIDRSTWFEYPSSFFLKTKRILYYPLVMQKYVANKMDLIITVSHDSAKEIYNAFGVPIEKQRVVYNGMDSSIFYPIKTHKRPNSLIFVGNVEDRKKGVIYMLKALTLTRHKAHLTIVDGGAPNRNYVPKWIDKFNLNDRITFTGKIPLDKLVQLYAQTQIALCPSLYEGFGFPAAEAMACELPVIAATGGALPEVVGEHMKTGILVPPRDPYALAQAIDYLIENPLMRERIGKAARERVLKTFTWENAAKQMVTVYQEAIDAHR; encoded by the coding sequence ATGAAGATATGTCTACTAAGCTATAGAGGAAATCCATATTGTGGCGGGCAGGGAATTTATTTAATGTATGTGGCACGCGAACTGGCAAAATTGGGTCATGAGGTACATGCCATTGTGGGACCACCCTATCCTTTCCCCATAGAAGGTGTTACCTATCACTATATTGATAACCATAATTATTTTAATGTGAAGGATTTTGTAAAACCTGACAGACCATTTGCCACATTAGAGCCTTTAAATTTCTATGAATTTATGGCATCAAAGTTTGGCATCTTTCCTGAAATTGAATCCTTTTCTATACGGGCATACTGTAAGTTGCGTGAGCTTTTAAAAACTCATTCATTTGATATCATCCATGATAACCAATGCTTGGGATATGGATTTTTGCTCATTAAGCAATTTGGCATACCATTTGTATCAACCATTCATCATCCGTTAACTATTGACCGCTCCACATGGTTTGAATATCCATCAAGCTTTTTTTTAAAAACCAAGCGTATTCTGTACTATCCGCTTGTGATGCAGAAATATGTGGCCAATAAAATGGATCTTATTATTACTGTATCACATGATTCGGCCAAAGAAATTTATAATGCATTTGGCGTGCCAATTGAAAAGCAGCGTGTAGTGTACAATGGGATGGATAGCTCCATCTTTTATCCCATAAAAACGCATAAGCGGCCTAACAGCTTAATTTTTGTAGGCAATGTAGAAGACCGTAAAAAAGGTGTCATCTACATGCTGAAAGCCCTGACCCTTACCAGGCATAAAGCTCATTTAACCATTGTAGATGGTGGTGCTCCCAACCGCAATTATGTACCCAAATGGATTGATAAGTTCAACCTCAATGACCGCATCACATTCACCGGAAAAATTCCACTGGATAAACTTGTACAGTTATATGCTCAAACTCAGATAGCGCTGTGTCCTTCATTGTATGAAGGATTTGGCTTCCCGGCAGCTGAAGCCATGGCTTGCGAGCTTCCCGTTATTGCAGCTACCGGCGGCGCTCTGCCTGAGGTTGTAGGAGAGCACATGAAAACAGGAATACTGGTACCACCCCGCGACCCATACGCACTGGCCCAGGCCATAGACTATCTTATTGAAAATCCATTGATGCGTGAGCGCATAGGTAAAGCAGCTAGAGAGCGCGTTTTAAAAACCTTCACCTGGGAAAATGCAGCCAAACAGATGGTTACCGTATACCAGGAGGCAATTGATGCTCACCGTTGA
- the sppA gene encoding signal peptide peptidase SppA yields MDKNRRILIAILVILVFAVVLAIIQISITMQRQATLGARITLAEGPGVGVVRVYGRIESTGDMLSQANADYVIKRLDELAQDSRIKAIVVRINSPGGTVAATQEIYNKILSLKKKNIPIVASMGDLAASGGYYIASACNAIVANYGTITGSIGVIAIAPNLRGLFEKLGIRMNVIKSGKYKDILASYRELSQEELQLIQQIIDTSYQKFVHDVAVGRNMAVSDIMPYADGRVFTGSQALEFKLVDEVGTFEDAVNKARQLAKLPEDSAVYEDTASPFERILATMSSLVKPKLEQYINSNYSLVEYSYLP; encoded by the coding sequence ATGGATAAAAACAGGCGAATACTCATTGCAATACTGGTTATTCTTGTCTTTGCGGTAGTGCTTGCTATCATTCAAATCAGCATTACCATGCAACGGCAGGCAACGTTAGGAGCGCGTATCACGCTTGCAGAAGGTCCCGGGGTTGGCGTGGTGCGTGTGTATGGTCGTATTGAATCCACAGGCGATATGCTTTCACAGGCAAATGCTGATTATGTAATTAAGCGTTTAGATGAATTGGCACAGGACAGTCGCATAAAAGCGATAGTTGTGCGGATTAACTCACCGGGTGGGACTGTTGCTGCAACACAGGAGATTTATAACAAGATACTATCGCTCAAGAAAAAAAATATACCGATTGTTGCATCAATGGGTGATTTAGCAGCATCAGGTGGTTATTATATTGCTTCAGCGTGCAATGCTATAGTTGCCAATTACGGCACTATTACCGGCTCCATTGGTGTTATTGCCATAGCTCCTAATCTCCGTGGGCTTTTTGAAAAATTGGGCATACGTATGAATGTCATCAAAAGTGGCAAATATAAAGATATACTTGCCTCATACAGAGAGCTTTCCCAGGAAGAGTTACAGCTTATACAGCAGATCATTGATACAAGCTACCAGAAGTTTGTGCACGATGTTGCAGTTGGCCGAAACATGGCAGTAAGCGATATCATGCCGTATGCTGATGGCAGAGTGTTTACCGGCAGCCAGGCTTTAGAATTTAAGCTGGTTGATGAAGTGGGAACCTTTGAAGATGCAGTAAACAAGGCACGACAGCTTGCAAAATTGCCTGAAGATAGTGCAGTGTATGAAGATACCGCAAGCCCTTTTGAAAGGATACTTGCTACCATGTCTTCATTGGTAAAACCAAAGCTTGAACAATATATAAACTCAAATTATTCTTTAGTAGAGTACAGCTACCTGCCATGA
- a CDS encoding class I SAM-dependent methyltransferase has translation MALTPTPVRTLQHYFEEAIFVGQAHRLGVFKELHSKPDTADGLALRMQFDKRATWILLEALVELGYLIKNNNTYIPTEYCVSHLVDENSDEYEGNFLQFLLYLINPWKTLPHVLRTGSPDETSFKELSMYDFIKGMDSPWKKKLAPEIVDLCIVQCSDPTMCIDIGGAPGTIAKEFAKRGIQTIVFDLPQSLAVTQDELQIIPNIEIVTGDATVALPKCNVDIAFLGNLCHGQSPEDNQKIITMCHDILNDNGIIAIFDNLRNESYLGATLALHMLTQSKKGNIYSREEYFDWLANAGFKTPRVYQLSDRAWQLVIAKK, from the coding sequence ATGGCTCTGACCCCAACACCCGTACGAACTTTACAGCATTATTTCGAAGAAGCCATCTTTGTGGGACAGGCACACCGCCTTGGCGTGTTCAAAGAGCTTCATAGCAAGCCCGATACTGCAGATGGACTTGCTTTGCGAATGCAATTTGATAAACGAGCAACCTGGATACTGCTGGAAGCACTTGTTGAATTAGGCTACCTTATAAAAAACAATAATACATACATCCCAACAGAATATTGTGTGAGTCATCTTGTTGATGAGAATAGCGATGAATACGAGGGCAACTTTTTACAATTTTTATTGTATTTAATAAACCCGTGGAAAACCCTACCGCATGTTTTGCGCACCGGCAGTCCCGATGAAACAAGTTTTAAAGAATTATCAATGTATGATTTTATCAAAGGTATGGATTCGCCATGGAAAAAGAAATTGGCACCCGAGATAGTAGATCTGTGTATTGTTCAATGCTCTGACCCCACAATGTGTATTGATATTGGTGGTGCACCAGGTACCATAGCTAAAGAATTTGCAAAACGAGGGATACAAACAATTGTGTTTGACCTTCCTCAATCGCTAGCAGTAACGCAGGATGAATTACAAATCATCCCGAATATAGAAATAGTAACAGGAGATGCAACAGTGGCATTACCCAAATGTAATGTGGATATTGCTTTCCTTGGCAATCTGTGCCATGGGCAATCGCCTGAAGACAATCAAAAAATCATTACTATGTGCCATGATATACTTAACGACAATGGTATTATTGCCATTTTTGACAATTTGCGGAATGAAAGCTATTTGGGTGCTACCCTTGCCCTGCACATGCTAACACAGAGCAAAAAAGGGAATATCTATTCACGAGAAGAATATTTTGATTGGCTTGCTAATGCTGGCTTCAAAACACCCCGCGTCTATCAGCTTTCAGACAGGGCATGGCAACTGGTAATTGCAAAAAAATAA